GAATGGAAGTGCGACGACTTCAACGAACCCTCGAAGCGCGCGGCCTTGCGGCTGGGCTTCCAGTACGAAGGCCGTTTCCGCCAAGCGGTGGTCTACAAGGGCCGCGGCCGCGACACGGCCTGGTTCTCGATCATCGACAGCGAATGGCCGGCGCTGCGCACCGCGTTCGAGCGCTGGCTCGCGCCCGGGAACTTCGACGCGCAGGGACGCCAGCGCATGTCGCTCGACAGGTTCCGGCTGCCTTCCTGAGTTTCAGGATGTGCAGGCCGGGCGCTATTTGCCCGGCTTCTGCGACTGCTCGCAATCGACCTGGATCAGCTCGCGCTCGTCCAGCGTCGCGCCGATGCGCACCGCGCTCAGGCAGCCGCCCCACACGCAGCCGGTGTCGGTCGAGAGCAGGTCGGGACGCGAGAGCCAGCCCAGCGTCGACCAGTGGCCGAAGGCGATCGTGGCCCTGGCGGTCTTGCGGCCGGGCACGTCGAACCACGGCATGTAGCCTTCGGGCGCGGTGGCGGCACTGTCCTTGGCCTCGAACTCCATCACGCCGTCGGCCGTGCAGAAGCGCAGCCGCGTCAGCGCATTGACGATGGCGCGCAGGCGGGCGCTGCCGGTGAGCGTGTCTTGCCATTGCGCCGGCTCGTTGCCGTACATCGACAGCAGGAATTCGCCCAGCGCCGGGCCGCGCAGCACCGATTCCACCTCCGCGGCCAGCGCCAGCGTTTCGCCCACTGTCCATTGCGGCAGTACGCCCGCATGCACCATCAGCAGGTCGCCGCCGCCGATGCGCATGTGCAGCGCCATGTGCTGGCGGCGCACCCAGTCGAGCAGCGCTTCGCTGTCGGGTGCGGCCAGCAGTTCGGCCAGGGTGTCCTTGCGGCCGGCCTTGCGCGCACCGTGCGACACGCCCAGCAGGTGCAGGTCGTGGTTGCCCAGCAGGCTCAGCGCCGAGGCCCCGTAGCCCTGCACGCGGCGCAGCACGGCGAGCGAGTCGGGCCCCCGGTTCACCAGGTCGCCGAGCAGCACGATGGTGTCGCGGCTCGGGGAGAAATCGATCTTCTGCAGCAGCCGCCCGAGGGGGGCGTCGCAGCCTTGCAGGTCGCCAATCAAGTAAAGTGACATTCCCTCATTCTCCCCCTCAGTTCATGGATGTCTTCCTGCTGGCCTTGCTGACGACGCTCAACGCGGCGTTCGCAATGTCCGAAATGGCCCTTTCCACCAGCCGCCGCGCACGCCTCGCGGCCTTGGCCGAAACGGGAGACGCCGGCGCCGAGGCGGCGCTCAAGCTGATGGAGTCGCCGACGCAGTTCCTGTCCACGGTGCAGATCGGCATCACCTCAATCGGCATGCTGAGCGGTATCGTCGGCGAGGCGGCCTTCGCGGCGCCGCTCGCGGTGTGGATGGAATCGGTCGGCATGGGCGCCGGCACCGCCAGCGTGGTGTCCACCGCGGTGGTCGTCACCTGCATCACCTTCTTCACCATCATCTTCGGCGAGCTGGTGCCCAAGCGCATCGGCCAGCTCTACCCCGAGCCGGTAGCGCGCTTCGTGGCGCGCCCCATGCGCGGGCTGGCCAAGGCGGCCAAGCCCTTCGTGTGGCTGCTGGCCGGCGCTACGGCCGCCACGCTGAGGCTGCTGCGCATCGACGCCAATGCGGCCCGCTCGGTGACCGAGGAAGAAATCTCGGCCAGCCTCGAAGAGGGCGTGGACGCCGGCGTCATCGAGCAGCATGAGCACCAGATGGTGCGCAATGTGTTTCACCTCGATGACAGGCGCCTGTCGTCGCTCATGATTCCGCGCGCCGACATCGAATGGCTCGATGCCTCGTTCACCGTGCGGCAGGCGCTGCAGAA
Above is a window of Variovorax sp. PMC12 DNA encoding:
- a CDS encoding symmetrical bis(5'-nucleosyl)-tetraphosphatase, translated to MSLYLIGDLQGCDAPLGRLLQKIDFSPSRDTIVLLGDLVNRGPDSLAVLRRVQGYGASALSLLGNHDLHLLGVSHGARKAGRKDTLAELLAAPDSEALLDWVRRQHMALHMRIGGGDLLMVHAGVLPQWTVGETLALAAEVESVLRGPALGEFLLSMYGNEPAQWQDTLTGSARLRAIVNALTRLRFCTADGVMEFEAKDSAATAPEGYMPWFDVPGRKTARATIAFGHWSTLGWLSRPDLLSTDTGCVWGGCLSAVRIGATLDERELIQVDCEQSQKPGK
- a CDS encoding hemolysin family protein; this translates as MDVFLLALLTTLNAAFAMSEMALSTSRRARLAALAETGDAGAEAALKLMESPTQFLSTVQIGITSIGMLSGIVGEAAFAAPLAVWMESVGMGAGTASVVSTAVVVTCITFFTIIFGELVPKRIGQLYPEPVARFVARPMRGLAKAAKPFVWLLAGATAATLRLLRIDANAARSVTEEEISASLEEGVDAGVIEQHEHQMVRNVFHLDDRRLSSLMIPRADIEWLDASFTVRQALQKVADAAALNLVHSWYPVCRNSLDDVVGVISVAHLLRLGAAHTGVLGQEATPAVFVPETLTGMELLEQFRERAGRLVFVVDEYGVVQGLMTPRDLLEAITGELQPGMQTDAWARERPDGVWELDGLMPVSELRARLGIRELPDEERGRYNTVAGLLMSVSGHLPAVGEHIDCAGWCFQIVALEGRRIDRVLASPDPAVAPEAE